The Oncorhynchus mykiss isolate Arlee chromosome 30, USDA_OmykA_1.1, whole genome shotgun sequence genome includes a window with the following:
- the LOC110522754 gene encoding interleukin-6 receptor subunit beta translates to MDDRSLAFVALYIGLHICTATEFPLSPSQPQCVFIAYSNVTCYWTPGQGSPSDTRFTLQVNITGCDDPVIHQSQLCQTVTQTHCSVNVTYLSRCYCIRVLADSPYTTASSPSLCLNAIDAVKLPTPVLSNVSAVRGKPRCLKLQWTTNTSFPVTRKHISNGALVFQVQYSTEEQPEPKTVKVDLRPEREQGLFSASTCLFSASTLYTVMMRYRYNSTLSHWSDWSPTQQQCTEVAAPSTVPQLWRTVQLVGGADLRRVTLLWKSPPRSQVKCSVPWFNVSCCTEGSQNALHTWDCNSLSVSDTSCHLTLPPERCSCTLSMSNPAGISPPATITIPSTTDTAPKALVDVSVTALDDFRLEVRWTALESPSLSSFLVEWWALSETASYTPYWQRLSHNASKIIITEGVWPKLCYKVTVRPEYDAETGEELSVEAYTRQEAPSAGPKPVVQELSSRAVVLQWEPVPLEQRHGFIRYYTLYIQSEEETPEVVVVPGDSLRYQLSGLSGLYRIHMVAHTDAGGSPPGPMLDVAVGGVVLVDTILWCCIPTVLTVMILLNCLQWRQRISEERTPFQIKPQCPHSPSRGQKTIDVDCMW, encoded by the exons AATTCCCTCTCAGCCCTAGCCAGCCTCAGTGTGTCTTTATTGCCTACTCCAACGTGACCTGCTACTGGACACCTGGACAAGGCTCTCCCTCAGACACGCGCTTCACACTGCAGGTCAACAT AACCGGATGCGATGACCCTGTGATCCATCAGTCCCAACTGTGTCAGACTGTTACCCAGACCCACTGCTCTGTTAACGTGACCTATCTGAGCCGCTGCTACTGCATCAGGGTCCTGGCCGACAGCCCTTACACAACAGCCAGCTCACCCAGCCTCTGCCTCAATGCCATAGACGCAG TGAAGCTGCCCACCCCTGTCCTCTCCAATGTGTCAGCAGTGAGAGGCAAACCCAGATGCCTGAAGCTGCAGTGGACTACCAATACCAGCTTCCCGGTGACCAGAAAACATATCTCCAATGGTGCTCTGGTCTTCCAGGTGCAGTACAGCACAGAGGAGCAG CCTGAGCCCAAGACAGTGAAGGTGGACCTGAGACCTGAGAGAGAGCAGGGTCTCTTTTCTGCCTCCACGTGTCTCTTCTCCGCCTCCACTCTATATACAGTGATGATGCGTTACCGATACAATAGTACCCTCAGCCACTGGAGCGACTGGAGCCCAACACAACAGCAGTGTACAGAGGTGGCAG CACCCTCTACTGTCCCTCAGCTATGGAGGACCGTTCAGCTTGTAGGTGGAGCAGACCTGAGACGAGTGACTCTGCTGTGGAAG TCCCCACCCAGGAGTCAAGTGAAATGCTCAGTCCCATGGTTTAACGTATCCTGCTGTACTGAGGGTTCCCAGAATGCACTGCATACATGGGACTGCAATTCCCTGAGTGTGTCCGACACTTCCTGTCATCTGACCCTTCCCCCTGAGCGCTGCTCCTGCACACTGAGCATGTCCAACCCTGCCGGCATCTCTCCTCCAGCTACCATCACAATCCCCAGCACCACGGACACAG CACCCAAGGCTCTGGTGGATGTCAGTGTCACAGCATTGGATGATTTCAGACTGGAGGTACGATGGACAGCTCTAGAGTCCCCATCACTAAGCAGCTtcctggtggagtggtgggctTTATCTGAGACAGCTAGCTATACTCCATACTGGCAAAGACTGAGCCACAATGCAAGCAAAATTATAATCACAG AGGGCGTGTGGCCGAAACTGTGCTACAAAGTAACTGTGAGGCCTGAGTATGATGCAGAGACTGGGGAGGAGCTGTCAGTAGAAGCCTACACCAGGCAAgaag CCCCCTCTGCTGGCCCCAAGCCAGTGGTGCAGGAGCTGAGCAGCCGTGCTGTTGTCCTGCAGTGGGAGCCTGTTCCCCTGGAGCAGAGGCATGGCTTCATCCGCTACTACACCCTCTACATCCAGAGTGAAGAAGAAACTCCAGAGGTTGTAGTGGTGCCAGGAGACAGCCTGAGGTACCAGTTGAGTGGTTTGTCTGGACTGTACAGGATCCACATGGTGGCTCACACTGATGCAGGAGGGAGTCCTCCTGGTCCAATGCTTGATGTGGCTGTAG GGGGCGTTGTTTTGGTGGACACCATCCTGTGGTGTTGCATTCCTACAGTGCTCACCGTCATGATACTGCTGAACTGCCTACAGTGGAGACAGAG AATCTCAGAGGAGAGAACACCATTTCAAATAAAGCCCCAGTGTCCCCATTCCCCCAGCAGGGGGCAGAAAACTATTGATGTTGATTGTATGTGGTAA